The Nomia melanderi isolate GNS246 chromosome 7, iyNomMela1, whole genome shotgun sequence genome includes a window with the following:
- the LOC116425022 gene encoding uncharacterized protein LOC116425022 — protein MAFQDGVNRAGLPTYDETVSHPETKPSVHFNPQPPSFIPLPPSPPPPPGFHHPNFSSAYYQPHADLSHQTSPAVVHVTAVPEQPPQTIIYRIKSRKGAFCSSIISLIILIIFIVVLVKVIIPAFNRIQVQNAVD, from the exons ATGGCGTTCCAAGACGGCGTTAACAGGGCTGGGCTGCCGACGTACGACGAAACTGTCAGCCATCCCGAGACGAAACCCTCGGTTCACTTCAATCCGCAGCCCCCGAGTTTTATCCCGTTGCCACCCTCGCCGCCACCGCCCCCCGGTTTCCATCATCCCAATTTCTCGAGCGCCTACTATCAGCCGCACGCCGATCTGTCCCATCAGACTAGCCCTGCAGTTGTTCACGTGACCGCTGTGCCGGAACAGCCACCTCAGACGATCATTTACAGGATAAAATCTAGAAAAG GAGCGTTCTGTTCGTCGATTATCTCGCTCATTATATTGATCATATTTATCGTCGTCCTCGTGAAGGTAATCATACCGGCGTTCAATAGAATACAAGTTCAGAATGCCGTCGACTAA